The Limnospira fusiformis SAG 85.79 genomic interval GTTATAGTAGTTATACAGGGAGTCGATAAAGATTCTTGACAAAAAGCATAACGCCATCGGTGAACCTGCATCCATTCGGGGGAGTTTAACCAAGAAAATAAGCGATCGCTGGCAGTTTGTAGGAGAATCCTTCCGGGGGTTTCTAAGTCCGTGACATCAAGATATTGGCGGGCAAATTCCGGGGTACTATGGAAAACCAAAATAGGTGTTTTGGGGTTCTGGCGGCGGCTACTGTCCAAACTGACCCACTCCAGGCGATCGCCTTCGGGAAATTCTACCCCTTTCCAGAGGGGATTTCTGTTCTCTAATGCTGCCCATTTATCCTCACCATAACCCGCCATAACTGCCAGAGAGGGATTATAGTTAAGCGATCGTATTTGTGCCACCAGCGCCGCCGGAATTTGGGCTGCCGGAGATTCTAATAAAATTAACGCTTGGGGGGCTGGAATAGCTACAACTGCCGCTTTAGCCGCGATATTTTGGGGAGTTTCCGGGTAGTTATCAGCCGTTATTGCTAAATCCAAAAACCAGCAGCCATTATCCTGGGGAGTAATTGACTCTACCCGGCGACCAAACCAAATATCCAAATCAGCCGCTAAGAATTTACCCACCCCATTCATTCCCTGGGGACAAATATAAAGGCGCTGCATTGGTGAGGGGTGAAATTCTCCCGACCGAAACTGATAAATCGTATCAGTCCACAGTTGCAGATCCGACCCCATAGCCGTGATTAACTTTCCCACAGTCTCCCCAGTAGGTTGGAGATACCGTAAACCATGATCAACCCGATCTCCGCCTACCCGACGAGTAGCTGCGCGTCCCCCAACTCCCCGAGACTTCTCCACAACTACCACCGAATATCCACCCCGCCGCAATTGTTGGGCGCAAATTAACCCGGCAATCCCAGCACCAATCACAATTATATCAACTTGGGTCATAATCAAAATGGCAATAGTAGATACTTTTCCGAAATCTGGTGAATGAGGTTAGCCAGGGGACTCCATGCCTAGGGAACACCATTACTTTGATGTCAATCATATTGATTGACTCTATGGCTACCGTCAAGAGTTCCCTACACTCCTGTTTAACTTTTGATAGCCGGGCAGAGAGTAAAATATATAATTATGGTATCATCTGGGGCTGAGGAGGGCATCGATTTTGGATGAACTGAGAACAGCATTAGAATTGGCAACAGAAGATGAGTTAGAGCAGTTGACTGAACTTCTATTTAGCCGTCGGTTTAACCCGTTGGATTATGTTAACACACCCCAACCTATTGACGTACAGAGTCGCGATCGCGATGCGTGGTTGGATTCTTTGGAACAACGTTTCCGTTATTTGGCTGCCGACGGAATGACTGTCTTGAGGGGAAAAACCCAACAAGTCACCTATCGTCAAACCTTGATCCAGGTTTGTCGGTATCTCAAGATTCCCTATTCCAGACAACTGTCTACTACTGATTTGGAGGCGGAAATTTTTCTTTCCCTCTTGGGTCGCGCTTGGGACCGTCTCCCC includes:
- a CDS encoding NAD(P)/FAD-dependent oxidoreductase; its protein translation is MTQVDIIVIGAGIAGLICAQQLRRGGYSVVVVEKSRGVGGRAATRRVGGDRVDHGLRYLQPTGETVGKLITAMGSDLQLWTDTIYQFRSGEFHPSPMQRLYICPQGMNGVGKFLAADLDIWFGRRVESITPQDNGCWFLDLAITADNYPETPQNIAAKAAVVAIPAPQALILLESPAAQIPAALVAQIRSLNYNPSLAVMAGYGEDKWAALENRNPLWKGVEFPEGDRLEWVSLDSSRRQNPKTPILVFHSTPEFARQYLDVTDLETPGRILLQTASDRLFSWLNSPEWMQVHRWRYAFCQESLSTPCITTITPLPLVGAGDWCSPKSINGVLESGMAAADWVNSQLQKRRLPGEQIWQLLAAD